The following are encoded in a window of Solidesulfovibrio magneticus RS-1 genomic DNA:
- the ilvB gene encoding biosynthetic-type acetolactate synthase large subunit, whose product MTRMTGARLIADSLVRHGIKAVAGIPGGANLPLFDAIGQTPTRIVLARHEQGAGFIAQGLARVTGQAQVCLATSGPGVMNLLTAIADAKADSVPLVCLAGQVPRALMGTDAFQEVDVYGLTIPIAKHNVLVRRAADLPRIMEEAFAIAVSGRPGPVVVDVPRDVQTEEFDFTGWPAPRAGSGRTEAPGLPGPADLAFAASLLARCERPVLYCGGGARGAGAEITVLAELLDAPVVTTLMGLGLLPPGHPRLAGMIGMHGAPAANHLLTRCDMLVAIGARFDDRATGDAKRFCPGASVVHIDIDPSEHDKNRAAHVPLAGDAARTLGALIPLVPARSRPAWAAIRASLGLAHPFALPGLDDPKSPYGVLAAAAAILGPEAVVATDVGQNQMRAAQAWPCHAPGKFLTSGGLGTMGFGLPAAIGAALADPSRPVACVTGDGGLLMNVQELATLAELGLPVKILLMDNGVLGLVRQQQALFVGGRYTASTFAARPDFVALAASFGIAAIDLEPCRDARAALAAVLAAPGPALARITVDPDAHVFPMVPPGAANHEMILEKRHDHAHS is encoded by the coding sequence ATGACACGGATGACGGGAGCGCGCCTCATCGCCGACAGCCTTGTGCGCCATGGCATCAAAGCCGTGGCCGGCATTCCCGGCGGGGCCAACCTGCCCCTTTTCGACGCCATCGGCCAAACCCCGACCCGCATCGTCCTGGCCCGCCACGAGCAGGGGGCCGGATTTATTGCCCAGGGCCTGGCCCGGGTCACGGGACAGGCGCAGGTCTGCCTGGCCACCTCCGGCCCCGGCGTCATGAACCTGCTTACCGCCATCGCCGACGCCAAGGCCGATTCCGTGCCCCTGGTGTGCCTCGCCGGCCAGGTGCCCCGGGCGCTCATGGGCACCGACGCCTTTCAGGAAGTTGATGTCTACGGCCTGACCATCCCCATCGCCAAGCACAACGTGCTGGTGCGCCGGGCGGCCGACCTGCCCCGGATCATGGAGGAGGCCTTTGCCATCGCCGTTTCCGGCCGGCCCGGGCCGGTGGTGGTGGACGTGCCCCGGGACGTCCAGACCGAGGAATTCGATTTCACCGGCTGGCCGGCCCCGCGAGCCGGCTCCGGCCGGACCGAGGCCCCGGGTTTGCCTGGGCCGGCCGATCTGGCCTTCGCCGCCTCCCTTCTGGCTCGTTGCGAGCGTCCGGTCCTCTACTGCGGCGGCGGGGCCCGGGGGGCCGGCGCGGAAATCACCGTCCTGGCCGAGTTGCTCGACGCCCCGGTGGTCACCACGCTCATGGGCCTGGGCCTGCTCCCCCCGGGCCACCCGCGTCTGGCCGGCATGATCGGGATGCACGGCGCGCCGGCGGCCAACCACTTGCTCACCCGCTGCGACATGCTCGTGGCCATCGGCGCGCGCTTCGACGACCGGGCCACCGGCGACGCCAAGCGCTTTTGCCCCGGGGCCTCGGTCGTCCACATCGACATTGATCCGTCCGAGCACGACAAGAACCGCGCGGCCCACGTTCCCCTGGCCGGCGACGCGGCCCGTACCCTGGGCGCGCTCATTCCCCTGGTTCCGGCCCGCTCCCGCCCGGCCTGGGCGGCCATACGGGCGAGCCTGGGGCTGGCCCATCCCTTTGCCCTGCCGGGGCTGGACGATCCCAAAAGCCCCTACGGCGTCCTGGCTGCCGCCGCCGCGATCCTTGGCCCCGAGGCCGTGGTGGCCACCGATGTCGGCCAGAACCAGATGCGGGCCGCCCAGGCCTGGCCCTGCCACGCCCCGGGCAAGTTCCTCACCTCCGGGGGGCTTGGGACCATGGGCTTCGGCCTGCCGGCGGCCATCGGCGCGGCTTTGGCCGACCCGTCGCGGCCGGTGGCCTGCGTCACCGGCGACGGGGGGCTGCTCATGAACGTCCAGGAGCTGGCCACCCTGGCCGAGCTTGGGCTGCCGGTCAAAATCCTGCTCATGGACAACGGGGTGCTCGGGCTTGTGCGCCAGCAGCAGGCGCTTTTCGTGGGCGGCCGTTACACTGCCTCAACCTTTGCCGCCCGGCCCGATTTCGTGGCCCTGGCTGCTTCCTTCGGCATTGCCGCCATCGACCTCGAACCCTGCCGCGACGCCCGGGCCGCCCTGGCCGCCGTCTTGGCCGCTCCGGGACCGGCCCTGGCCCGCATCACGGTCGATCCCGACGCCCATGTCTTTCCCATGGTGCCGCCCGGCGCCGCCAACCATGAAATGATCCTGGAGAAACGCCATGACCACGCCCATTCGTGA
- a CDS encoding efflux RND transporter permease subunit, whose amino-acid sequence MNPAAIFITRPVMTTLVMIAILIFGVMAYTRLPVSDLPNVDFPTIEVRVSLPGASPETMAAAVANPLEKQFSTIAGLDSMTSVNTVGSTRVTLQFALNRSIDAAALDVQSAMTTAGKDLPDDLPSPPSFRKVNPADMPVLYLAISSDVMRPSDVNEYAENMMAQRISMVPGVAQVSVYGSKKYAVRIQLDPEAMASKGIGVDEASEAVKRGNVNLPVGTVSGPSREYTVRSSGKLMDAAAYRPLIVAWRNGSPVRLSEIATVSDSVEETRRLNWFSGTPGMVLAVQRQPGANSVEVVDAVKKLLPHFQSQLPASVGLKILYDRSVSIRESVADVKFTLVLTVALVIMVIFLFLRNIPATIIPSLALPMSVVGAFAVMYQLGFSLDNISLMALTLSVGFVVDDAIVMLENIVRHMEMGKSPFAAAMEGSKEISFTIVSMTISLAAVFLPVFFMGGVVGRLFHEFAVTIMTAILISGFVSISLTPMLCNLVLKPHVAQRHGRVYNAIERAFDGLRDGYDASLRFVLKHHAATMIFSLALLGVTVWLFGAIPKGFLPSEDTGQLSVTTEAEEGVSFAVMVERQKRLNDIAKNDPDVANFMSVVGGGGPNNTSNNGRLMLSLKPLEERQHSADEVLQRLRAEFAKVPGLRSYLQNPPAIRIGGRASKGQYQFTLQATSTDELFAAATAFEDKLRHLSGIQDVTSDLQIKNPELRIDIDRDKASALGISAYQIETALATSYGNKQISTIYAPNDTYQVVMELAPNYQANPEALSMLYVRSSDGQLVPLDTLITRAVAVGPLSINHQGQSPAVTISFNLRPGTSLGSVVDAIEDLARRELPGSIFTSFQGEAQAFQSSLTGLSVLLGMAVLVIYIVLGILYESFIHPLTILSGLPSAGVGALATLMLFGLDLNIYGFVGIIMLIGIVKKNAIMMIDFALEAQRGQGMAAREAIYEGALVRFRPIMMTTMAALMGTLPIALGIGAGAEARRPLGLCVVGGLMVSQLLTLYFTPVYYIYLDAFQEWLKRRMGGRRPAKTAPAAAS is encoded by the coding sequence GTGAATCCGGCCGCCATTTTCATCACCCGACCGGTCATGACCACCCTGGTCATGATCGCCATCCTCATCTTCGGCGTCATGGCCTATACGCGCCTGCCCGTGTCAGACCTGCCAAACGTCGATTTCCCCACCATCGAGGTGCGGGTGTCGCTGCCCGGGGCCAGCCCCGAGACCATGGCCGCCGCCGTGGCCAACCCCCTGGAAAAGCAGTTCTCCACCATCGCGGGCCTGGATTCCATGACCTCGGTCAACACCGTGGGCTCCACCCGCGTCACCTTGCAGTTTGCCCTCAACCGCAGCATCGACGCCGCCGCCCTGGACGTGCAGTCGGCCATGACCACCGCTGGCAAGGACCTGCCCGACGACCTGCCCTCGCCGCCGTCGTTTCGCAAGGTCAACCCGGCCGACATGCCCGTCCTGTATCTGGCCATCTCCTCCGACGTCATGCGTCCCTCCGACGTCAACGAGTACGCCGAGAACATGATGGCCCAGCGCATCTCCATGGTGCCCGGCGTGGCCCAGGTGTCGGTGTACGGCTCAAAAAAATACGCCGTGCGCATCCAGCTCGATCCCGAGGCCATGGCCTCCAAGGGCATCGGCGTGGACGAGGCGTCGGAAGCGGTCAAGCGCGGCAACGTCAATCTGCCCGTGGGCACGGTTTCGGGACCGTCCCGGGAATACACCGTGCGCTCCAGCGGCAAGCTCATGGATGCTGCCGCCTACCGGCCGCTGATCGTGGCCTGGAGAAACGGCTCGCCGGTGCGCCTGTCGGAAATCGCCACGGTCTCCGACTCCGTGGAAGAGACCCGGCGGCTCAACTGGTTCTCCGGCACGCCGGGCATGGTCCTGGCCGTGCAGCGCCAGCCCGGGGCCAACTCCGTGGAAGTGGTGGACGCCGTCAAAAAGCTGTTGCCCCACTTCCAGTCCCAACTGCCGGCTTCGGTGGGCCTCAAGATCCTCTACGACCGTTCCGTCTCCATCCGCGAATCCGTGGCCGACGTGAAGTTCACCCTGGTCCTCACCGTGGCCCTGGTCATCATGGTGATCTTTCTGTTTTTGCGAAACATCCCGGCCACCATCATCCCGAGCCTGGCCCTGCCCATGTCCGTGGTCGGGGCCTTTGCCGTCATGTACCAGCTGGGCTTTAGCCTGGACAACATTTCGCTTATGGCGCTCACGCTTTCGGTGGGCTTTGTCGTCGACGACGCCATCGTCATGCTCGAAAACATCGTGCGCCACATGGAAATGGGCAAATCGCCCTTTGCCGCCGCCATGGAAGGGTCCAAGGAGATCAGCTTCACCATCGTCTCCATGACCATTTCCCTGGCCGCCGTGTTTCTGCCGGTCTTTTTCATGGGCGGCGTGGTCGGGCGGCTGTTTCACGAATTCGCCGTCACCATCATGACCGCCATCCTCATCTCCGGCTTCGTGTCCATTTCGCTGACCCCCATGCTGTGCAACCTCGTGCTGAAGCCCCATGTGGCCCAGCGCCACGGCCGGGTCTACAACGCCATCGAGCGCGCCTTCGACGGCCTGCGCGACGGCTACGACGCCTCCCTGCGCTTCGTGCTCAAACACCACGCCGCCACCATGATCTTCTCCCTGGCGCTTTTGGGCGTCACGGTCTGGCTGTTCGGGGCCATCCCCAAGGGCTTTTTGCCCAGCGAGGACACCGGCCAGCTGTCGGTGACCACCGAGGCCGAGGAAGGCGTGTCCTTCGCCGTCATGGTGGAACGCCAAAAGCGCTTGAACGACATCGCCAAAAACGACCCGGACGTGGCCAACTTCATGTCCGTGGTGGGCGGCGGCGGCCCCAACAACACCTCCAACAACGGCCGGCTCATGCTGTCGCTTAAACCCCTGGAGGAACGCCAGCACAGCGCCGACGAAGTGCTCCAGCGCCTGCGCGCCGAGTTCGCCAAGGTCCCGGGGTTGCGTTCCTACCTGCAAAATCCGCCGGCCATCCGCATCGGCGGCCGGGCCTCCAAGGGCCAGTACCAGTTCACTCTGCAAGCCACGAGCACGGATGAACTTTTTGCCGCAGCCACGGCTTTCGAGGATAAACTGCGCCACCTGTCCGGCATCCAGGACGTCACCAGCGACCTGCAGATCAAAAATCCCGAGCTGCGCATCGACATCGACCGCGACAAGGCTTCGGCCCTGGGCATCTCGGCCTACCAGATCGAAACCGCCCTGGCCACGTCCTACGGCAACAAGCAGATCTCGACCATCTACGCGCCAAACGACACCTATCAGGTCGTCATGGAACTGGCCCCGAACTATCAGGCCAACCCCGAAGCCCTGTCCATGCTCTACGTGCGCTCAAGCGACGGCCAGCTCGTGCCCCTGGACACGCTTATCACCCGGGCCGTGGCTGTTGGCCCCTTGTCCATCAACCACCAGGGCCAGTCCCCGGCCGTGACCATCTCGTTTAACCTGCGCCCGGGCACGTCCCTGGGTTCGGTGGTGGACGCCATCGAGGACCTGGCCCGGCGCGAGCTGCCGGGGTCGATCTTCACAAGCTTCCAGGGCGAGGCCCAGGCCTTCCAGAGTTCGCTGACCGGGCTGTCCGTGCTGCTGGGCATGGCCGTGCTGGTCATCTACATCGTGCTGGGCATCCTTTATGAAAGCTTCATCCATCCCCTGACCATCCTCTCGGGCCTGCCCTCGGCCGGCGTCGGAGCCTTGGCCACGCTCATGCTCTTTGGCCTGGACCTCAACATCTACGGCTTTGTCGGCATCATCATGCTCATTGGCATCGTCAAGAAAAACGCCATCATGATGATCGACTTTGCCCTGGAGGCCCAGCGCGGCCAGGGCATGGCCGCCCGGGAGGCCATCTACGAAGGGGCTCTGGTGCGGTTTCGGCCCATCATGATGACCACCATGGCGGCGCTCATGGGCACCTTGCCCATTGCCCTGGGCATCGGAGCCGGGGCCGAGGCCCGCCGTCCCCTGGGCCTGTGCGTGGTCGGCGGGTTGATGGTGTCGCAGCTGCTCACGCTCTATTTCACGCCGGTCTATTACATCTATCTCGACGCCTTCCAGGAGTGGCTCAAACGGCGTATGGGCGGTCGCCGCCCGGCAAAGACGGCCCCGGCCGCCGCTTCCTGA
- a CDS encoding PAS domain-containing sensor histidine kinase, whose protein sequence is MSARLLPLFSDERSSEQAVDRQARLFAESPAPGILDHLPQGVAVFNAHRQIVYANKAFGGLSAEGGDASRVVGLRLGEALSCFGTKIDSGVCGATELCRSCGAARSLAASLAGKNAVSGDCSISRQGVEHLETLDFRIWIWSMRHGQETFHVALLADIRAEKRLDLMERIFYHDILNLVSGMQGVCELMREEEEGTRNAELDLLLFAVERVNDLIQAQRDLTFAERGDYEVAVNKMGSLSLLADITALMRRDSSCKGKNLAVAPESEDVFFASDRKLLTRILVNFQKNALEATPAGGVVTAGCDRQDGQVRFWVRNSALVPEEARPQIFRRAFSTKGRGRGLGTYGAKLFAESYLGGTVGFRSQEGEGTTFFVSLPCQE, encoded by the coding sequence ATGAGCGCGCGGCTTCTTCCGCTATTTTCCGACGAGCGGTCGTCCGAGCAGGCCGTGGACCGGCAGGCGCGGCTTTTCGCCGAAAGCCCGGCCCCGGGCATTCTCGACCATCTTCCCCAGGGCGTGGCGGTCTTTAACGCTCACCGTCAGATCGTCTACGCCAACAAGGCCTTTGGCGGCCTGTCGGCCGAGGGCGGCGACGCTTCCAGGGTCGTGGGGCTGCGTCTGGGCGAGGCCTTGTCCTGCTTTGGCACCAAGATCGACAGCGGCGTGTGCGGCGCGACGGAGCTGTGCCGTTCCTGCGGCGCGGCCCGGTCCCTGGCCGCCTCCCTGGCCGGCAAAAACGCCGTCAGCGGCGATTGCTCCATCAGCCGCCAGGGCGTGGAGCATCTGGAAACCCTGGACTTCCGCATCTGGATCTGGTCCATGCGCCACGGCCAGGAGACCTTCCATGTGGCCCTTCTGGCTGACATCCGGGCGGAAAAGCGCCTCGACCTCATGGAGCGCATCTTCTACCACGACATTTTGAATCTCGTGTCCGGCATGCAGGGCGTGTGCGAACTCATGCGCGAAGAGGAAGAGGGCACGCGAAACGCCGAGCTCGATCTGCTGCTTTTTGCCGTGGAGCGGGTAAACGACCTCATCCAGGCCCAGCGCGACCTGACCTTTGCCGAGCGCGGCGACTACGAAGTGGCCGTCAACAAGATGGGGTCGCTGTCGCTTCTTGCCGACATCACGGCGCTCATGCGCCGGGACAGCTCCTGCAAGGGCAAGAATCTGGCCGTCGCGCCCGAGAGCGAGGACGTCTTTTTCGCTTCCGACCGCAAACTGCTCACCCGCATTCTGGTCAATTTCCAGAAAAACGCCCTGGAAGCCACGCCGGCCGGCGGGGTGGTGACCGCAGGCTGCGACCGGCAGGACGGCCAGGTGCGGTTTTGGGTGCGCAATTCGGCTCTCGTGCCCGAGGAAGCCCGGCCTCAGATCTTTCGCCGGGCCTTTTCCACCAAGGGGCGTGGCCGGGGTCTGGGCACCTACGGGGCCAAGCTCTTTGCCGAAAGTTACCTCGGCGGCACGGTGGGCTTTCGCAGTCAGGAAGGCGAGGGCACGACCTTTTTCGTGAGCCTGCCCTGTCAGGAGTAG
- a CDS encoding HDOD domain-containing protein has protein sequence MQWEYALLAAACLAAGAALLLPRLRRGSASCPRTETASRRADAPSLAANAGRADPTGPTARSEATTEHMLERLAFGLERLFAEPMPLPPECADIFIKPRPSPPAVAAAAKRLGRLAAGSGLLARLGAPATPLGVVASLVSADPILAGQVLTIANSPLFGLRGQLADVEKAVAVIGLANLKALVFSELLEQGGSQAGLSRAARQRLVTHMARTAVLARRIAPALPGLDPAMAYTAGLLHDVGKLALPAGAAETRSRPPQEEVACWGDHHGAAGWAVCQRFELPAAVGQAVRLHHGPGWVELEDGGAGLAEARLAVAVALAEGLALALEEDETATIVPLRHSYRFLIRDAVLADVLADPGLTAEMGRAMALVRLAGGEAA, from the coding sequence ATGCAATGGGAATATGCGCTCCTGGCCGCCGCTTGCTTGGCGGCAGGGGCGGCTTTGCTGCTGCCGCGCCTGCGGCGCGGCAGCGCGTCTTGTCCCAGGACCGAGACCGCCTCGCGCCGGGCTGACGCGCCCTCCTTGGCCGCCAACGCCGGGCGGGCGGACCCGACAGGTCCGACCGCCCGGTCCGAGGCCACGACCGAGCACATGCTGGAGCGCCTGGCTTTCGGATTGGAGCGCCTCTTCGCCGAGCCTATGCCCCTGCCGCCAGAGTGCGCCGACATCTTCATCAAGCCGCGCCCCAGCCCTCCGGCCGTCGCCGCCGCCGCCAAGCGCCTGGGCAGGCTGGCCGCCGGCAGCGGCCTGCTGGCCCGCCTGGGCGCCCCGGCCACGCCTCTTGGCGTGGTGGCCTCCCTGGTCTCGGCCGATCCGATCCTGGCCGGTCAGGTGCTCACCATCGCCAACAGCCCGCTTTTTGGCCTGCGCGGCCAACTGGCCGACGTGGAAAAAGCCGTGGCCGTCATCGGTCTGGCCAACTTGAAGGCGCTGGTGTTTTCCGAGCTTCTGGAACAGGGCGGCAGCCAAGCCGGGCTGTCCCGGGCAGCAAGGCAGAGGCTTGTGACCCACATGGCCCGCACGGCCGTGCTGGCCCGGCGCATCGCCCCGGCCCTGCCCGGCCTTGATCCGGCCATGGCCTACACTGCCGGGCTGCTCCACGACGTGGGCAAGCTGGCCCTGCCGGCCGGTGCGGCCGAGACGCGCAGCCGGCCGCCCCAGGAAGAGGTCGCGTGTTGGGGCGACCACCACGGCGCGGCCGGCTGGGCCGTGTGCCAACGCTTCGAGCTGCCGGCGGCCGTGGGTCAGGCCGTGCGCCTGCACCACGGGCCGGGCTGGGTCGAACTGGAAGACGGGGGGGCCGGGCTGGCCGAAGCCCGGTTGGCCGTGGCCGTGGCCCTGGCCGAAGGATTGGCCCTGGCTCTGGAGGAGGACGAAACGGCGACCATCGTGCCGCTGCGGCATTCCTACCGGTTTCTCATCCGCGACGCCGTGCTGGCCGACGTCCTGGCCGATCCGGGACTGACCGCCGAGATGGGCCGGGCCATGGCCCTGGTGCGGCTGGCCGGCGGCGAGGCGGCCTAG